The Cytophagia bacterium CHB2 genome segment CTGCCACTGCAACTGTGACGCCGAACTCGTTGAAGAGGCGGCCAATGTTTCCGGTGAGAAACGCCAGCGGCACGAACACGGCGACGAGCGCAATCGTAGTTGCCAACACGGCAAAACCAATTTCTCTCGCGCCATCAATCGCGGCCTGCCAGCGCGTCTTGCCCATCTCCATATGGCGGTAAATGTTTTCGAGCATGACGATGGCATCATCCACCACCAGGCCGATGGCGAGCACCAAGGCCAGCAGCGAGAGGATGTTGATGGTGTAGCCGAGAAAATATGAGACGGCAAACGTGCCGATGATGGAAATCGGAATCGCAAACGTGGGAATCAGCGTAGCGCGAAAACTCTTGAGAAATGCGATAATCACCAACACCACCAGGCCGAAGGCAATGAGCAGCGTCTCCGCCACTTCATTAATAGACTCTTGAATGAAGGTCGCTGAGTTATAAGCTACATCGATTTTCATGCCCTGGGGCAAGTTTTTTTCCAACTCGGGCAGCGCATTAATCACCGTCTCGGCAACTTGCAGCGTGCTGGCGCGTGTTTGCTTGACCACACCGAGGCCGGTTGTCGGCGTGCCGCTCCACCGCACCGCAGTGCGCTCATCTTGCGCCCCAAGCTCGACCTCGGCAACGTCGCCCAAACGAACCAACTCGTCGCCGCTTTGCTTGACGATGATCGCGGCAAATTCTTCCGGTGTGGCCAGATCACCGCGCGTGCGCACGGTAAACTCGCGATTCTCGCCCTCCACCCGGCCTGCAGGGATTTCCGCGTTTTCGCGGCGAATGGCGTTTTCGATATCCTGCGGGGTCAAGCCGCGCGCCGCCATACGTTGTGAATCCAACCACACGCGCATGGCATAGCGCCGTTCGCCGCCCATAAAAATCGAGCCGACGCCTTCCAAACGCAGCAAACGTTCTTTGAGAATGCGCTCGGCAGCATCGGTTAATTCGAGGTTGTTGTGCCGGTCGCTGATCAATGCCAGCCACATGATCGGCTGCGCATTCACATCGATTTTTTGGATGATGGGATCATCAGCCTCGCGCGGCAGCAGGCCGCGCACGCTCGCCACGCGGTCGCGCACATCGTTGGCGGCTTGATCGACGTCGCGATCCAGTTCGAACGTGATGGTGATTGCCGAGCCTTGCTCCTGGCTGGATGAAGTGATGGTCTTCACGCCTTCAATCGTGGAAAGCTGCTCTTCCAAAATATCGGTGATTTCCGTTTCGATCACGTTCGGACTCGCGCCGCGATAGAACGTGGTTACAGAAACCACAGGCGGATCGATATCGGGATACTCGCGCACCGGCAGTTGCGTGAACGACACCACGCCGAAGATGATGATGACGAGACTCATCACCGTGGCGAGCACCGGGCGCTGTATGGAAATTTCACTGAGCTTCATTATTGTCTCCAACGTTCAGTTTGTAACCGCGAATGCACGCTAATCAACGCGAATAAAAAAACATTTAATCCATTACGTTGCCTAACAGGGATGCGCGGCAATTAACGATTCTCATACGGCGGATTCATCGTGCCTCATCCAAAACAAGTCGCTCCCATTCCAGCTTGCGGTGCTTGTAATTAATGATGAGGCCGACCTTCAATCCAGTAATCTTGAGATAATTGAGCATCGTTCCACGATACTCATCGATAATCGTTTCGACGGTTTTGGTGTCCACGATCACGCGTTTTTCAACCACAAGATCCGGTATAAATTCATCGACACATTCATTGCGATAATAAACCGGGAATTTGGCTTGCTTGTTGCACTCAAGCCCTTGATGTTTGAATTCAACTGCTAGCGAATTTTCGTAAGTTTTTTCACGAAGCCCATGACCGAGCTCATTGTGAACGGCCATAGCACACCCGATGATTCGGAAAACCAAATCCTTTTCCAGTAGCTCTGGCATCGTTATTCCAGCCGTGAAAAAATTCGCGTCTATTCGCGTTTATTCGCGGTTCACAAGGATTATCACAGATCTTCTTAGTTTTGTTGTGGCGTCGAGGCAATCGGCATCACCTTCGCGCCGGGGAAGAGTTTTTGATGCCCTGCGCGCACGACCATCGCGCCGGCAGCGAGGCCGTTGAGCACTTCGACATTCTCGCGCAGGCGCGTGCCGAGTTCCACCGGCGTTCTTGCCACCGTGCTATCGGCTTGAATCACGAACACCAACGCTTGATCGCCTTCCACAAAAACCGCTTCGCTGGGAATCACGAGCGCGTTCGGGCGCTCGCCCAACAC includes the following:
- a CDS encoding GxxExxY protein codes for the protein MPELLEKDLVFRIIGCAMAVHNELGHGLREKTYENSLAVEFKHQGLECNKQAKFPVYYRNECVDEFIPDLVVEKRVIVDTKTVETIIDEYRGTMLNYLKITGLKVGLIINYKHRKLEWERLVLDEAR